The Amaranthus tricolor cultivar Red isolate AtriRed21 chromosome 2, ASM2621246v1, whole genome shotgun sequence genome contains the following window.
TGGAAGCTGGCATCTGGCTATCTTCATGGTACTGGAATAAGAAATGGAAAGATGATAAAAAAGTGGTACTGCAACTTACTGAGACGTACGAGTACAAGACAAGTATTGGAAAATCTTGCCATTCATTTCAAGAATTgatgaatatatataaaatgtaatctctaattttagaaaattaaataactacaaaacaataaccaaattaaaaaatttacaaaatataccgggtattattttgttcaaagatATTCTATTCTAATAACAAGTCGTATATGGTCTAAAATATACTCCAACCGTGGACATTGTTCCACGATCTCAATTATGGACTATATTCGGTGATGGTGTCGCACAATTACTCTTGGATCCACtcattttcaacaaaatcgACAAGAAATAGAGATGTTTAAAGCATATTTGACGGCCATGTCTTTATGAGGGGTAAGAGAGGCTTGTGCCTTGAACCATCCTAAAAAAAACTAGAATAAGCCTAATATTCAAAgtcatattaatttattttagataGTTCTACTCTTTTGGCACTTCTATATAATATTTAGAGGTCCACAATTGTTAATTTGCCTTGTGCCTCTGAAACTTAAGACCGGCTTTGCCAACGGCCTAATTAAACCCGACCTTGTAACCAAAGTTACTTATAGATTTACAAAACTTGATTTTATATGGATATAAAAACACGTAATTCGAAATTGATTCgaaaattcaatattttatctttttagttgatttttaatcaattatcgtaatttgtaaaaatacttaaataaaatactaaaaggataaatgaaaaatactaAAAGCCCATTTCAAATCTTACACATAAGAGTAATTTGCCAATATTAAAAATTACTCGCGATATACTTAAACTAACTTTTTTCTGTCGGTCTGAAGGTGACATTAAGAGAGAAAGGCAGAAGTAGGGAGTAAAGTGAGTACAAATCTGGATTtagtaatatttaatattttctccTGATGAAACATACTGAGTTTAGTACAGTGTATAGGGTTCTGGAGAGCCTAGTACTCCTACTCCCTGTATCCTACAACTATTTTCTCAgtattctttctttttcttttgcgTTTGTGAGAGAAAAGGAGAGAAGCTGTACTTTTCAAAATCCTTTTTCTTATGTCTGTTTTGATCTTCAGCCTCATATACATATGATATTAcatttgatctgatctgatgcTTAAAGACTGAATCCTGAAGAAGCAGAACCCATTACTCGGCTAGGTTTTGTCACTCTAGGTCCTTTTAATGTCGACCTTTCTCTTTCTTTGACTCCATCTTTCTAATGGACCGGACTTAACTCTTCCATCTATATCTCTTCATTCAACCTTTTCTTTGTCTTACGTAGCTATCATCACTTATCAGTTTAGCTTATTCTACTTTCTTCGTTCCATAATACTTACTACTAAGTGTGATATGTTATGTGAGaaaatttcactattaataGTAAATATTTTGGAACAACAGAAGAAGTGTATCATACTCTTGCACTTTAACGATGTCGCATTGGGTGCTTTTCAAGATTTCACCATCTTTCACAGATGCCTTATTATGATCTCCTCTTCCATTGACTTTTTTATTGTTTAGTCAATTTCTCTGAGTTATTATATGAAACTTACAACTGATTGTGACATAGTGCTAAAAGCCAAATTAACATACATTTAAAGTTGTTTCCCacttaaataatactcattCCTATTCTATTCAtcggttttattttttttaccactATTTACGTATTgctcttaatttatatattatttttaatttatatgtgaTAATTTATTGAATTAGTCTCAatacatatattattaatattaacttttttaaatttttaattaagaacaattagaaatattaatggTTAAAATATTATCTCGATAAgcgtaaaaaattaaatggactAATAAGTTGAATAggatgtaataaattatttttatttttatctacaAAATATTTCTATCAATGCATAGAATATTTAATAAACGATTAAGTTGTCAAGGCAATGGTTACAAGTCCATTAAATTATTCAGTACATCATATTTGCCGTAATATTTGCGTTCTAtgatttcttcttcatctacatacacaataaatttttgtttatttgtcaataatttgcaaaagtaataaattaaataatgtgtaaattgttaaaaaaaatgcattttctatgattttatatactttttgtCTCATTTACGTTTTTTCTTGTCTTATTAACTTATTACGATCAACCAAActcaaaagtaaaaatttatgTACTTCTAACTAAATAATAGAAGAATTACTAGCAAGAAAATGTGTTTACAATAATaagatcaaatatatatatatatatatatatatatatatatatatatatatatatatatatatatatatatatatatatatatatatatggattaagcaataaaattcttaattctatgaatatatgtttatttttaaaaaatcaaattaatactttttccgttcatttttgtttgtccattttaTCTTTTGCACATACTGTTTTGCTAATTTTAAgcattaatatctctaagtacgtattataaaaaattataaaaattatatattaaaaaattttatatcaagacaaatctaacaataTTTTACGTgaatacaaaatatattttatcttcaatatatgctttaaaaatctaattaaaaattttctcttaaagtggataaatttaaaatggacaaataaaaagaaacggaggaagtataacaCTTCATTCcatcttattcatttttcctATTCAAAAAGAGGGTGAGGTTATAGAGAATGGTAATATTAAAATGCGAgaatcaaataaatttaaaaggatAAATTATTTACATGTGATGCTCCGAGTTACTTGTTTTTGAAAATTGAGGTTATTGTCGTTCGTTAAATCTCCCAAAAATTGaaatattcttattcttatttaaaaaataaacaataacaaagggagtaaaaaataatttcaatttaataaaTTCATGATAAATTATACTTCCTCAAGACAATAGGTTGTGCTACAAGTACATAATTTATGTTTTCTGAAAAAGGGTAAAAGGATTTATTTACGAGAAAGTAGAAAAATGTGTAGATCGGATGAAAATACAATCTGAATGTGTAAATGGAAATTagtaaatgtaaattaaatagaaatagGAATGGCCAAAATTAGATATTCAACCATTTCTATATTACAGAGTTAAATAGGATAAATGTATCAATTATCATACGACAGACGTATATGAATAAGGGCAGTTTTGGGGCAGTCCATTGTTCAAAATCTAATGGTTCTCATATaggaaaaatcatattcaaatctCAACAATATACTTATAAAGAAATAATTAGGATACGTGTAGACTTTACCATAAagatttttgagctttttttatGTTCTAATTACGCTAAaaattttttagcatatcatgtaatatctttattatactaaaaaaatttttaaaaatatactttatttacaaattatttaccatatacaattaattaaaatatatagtatcttttaattacattGGATAATTATCAAatacaatattaattatttatgtaaaaaatatactttcattaaaatatttttgtaataaattaagaaaagaaaataattttgaaacactttttcattgataatccTATACTTTTCTCCATTCTGAAATACTAGCTACATTACGGATTTTGgcactatttatcgttcaacCTTATTTTATGTAATGTCGCTAAtgtgaaaaaagaaatataccaaagtgagatcttgtttgaatatCTTATCGCATCCTTTTTTAAatgaactttttataatttttagatttagatgtgcatatttcaatatataaatgatcacaataatatattggattgcataaaaagtcaaatgtaacaagtataatgaaacagaggaagtatattacTCACATGgcaatattaaaaaaactgcACTTATTAAATAGATTACCCATTAATAATTCAAGTAAGTAATTAGGATAAGATATcagtaaaataaatttaaaataataattttattacctATGTTTGGCAAggttataaaacataaataaacaaattaggttatatgttaaaattaaagtaaaaaattatgTTCTCTAGGATGAAATTTATTAGGTGTTGAAATATACTACTgctattaaattataattattgtttagtGCATAATTTTGTGATTATGCTTTATATTTATAGTAATATGTATCTTAATCTGGTAATAATTTGagtcttaataatactactccTTTTAAAACTAAATAAGAATTGTACTTGGGATATTTTCTTCTTGGAAAAAGTTTGCCGGCTTTGCCCTAACTTTGTTACTGCTCATCTCTCAAGTACTTGACTGTATGTGTTTTTTACTTTCTATGTTTTCTGTTCGTTGTCAAAGATGAAACTTCATAATTTTGTACTAAAAgacaattataatattattgtattaattttaataatttttcttattattttagtTAGTAAAAGTTTCAAAGGGTTAATTTTCTGTTTACGCAATTTTGTAGGTGTGTTCTACTTGGAGAACCGTATCACGCTCGGAGCTCCTATGGCAGAATCTAGTACGCTTAGTCTGGAACACTAATACTCTCAACCACCCAACTTGGCGCGATGAATTCATTTCTCTCCATCGCATGGCTCGTAATTTCCGCATCAGCCGTTATTCCTACTTCATTCTCCACCCTTCTGATCACCCCTTGGCTGCTGCACAAGGTGGAGATGAAGGAAATCAACTGCCTATTCTCTGCCTTTGCCTCGTTCTCTCTGAGGATCACCTTGCAGCTGGGTTCTCAGACGGCTCTGTAAGGCTCTTTCATCTTCCATCTCGTCAGCACATGCGCACCATCCATCCTCTTCTCCGTGATCACCTTGGTCATTTCTCTCATGCAGTCTCTGGCATTGTGCTTCAACCTGTTATTGATCGAATAGTCTTTGCTTCGCTCGATGGGTATGTTCATGTCGCTTCCCCTCTTGGTGGGCCATCTGCAGCTAGGCAGGCCTACGTTGGCGATGTTGTCAACGATGGTGCTCTCATTGATTTCACAGGTTGTGATCGGTTTTGGGTGGGACTCTATGCTGGTGTTCCTGGTAGGGCGTTTCGCGTATGGGATGCAGACTCCGAAGAGCTTTTATTCATGGGTATATCGTTAACAGATCCTGAGTCAGTAATGGGTTGGCGGATGCTCACTGAGATCCGCCCCACAGAATTGGTGGGTAGAATTCGTATCTCCCCCCAAGGGCTTGCAGTGGGCGTAACTAGGCTCAGAGCGATGGTGTTTGGTATTGAAGAGCCTGTGACAGTCGTTGGAGAGCAGCCCTCACGTCGAGGCATCATAGTAGGTTCTGTAGACGCCAACAATGAGGCATTTGTGATGGTGGACTGTCATGGTATGGGAAGTGTACGGTACTTGCGAACATTAGAGGAAGTGTGCAGGTTCTCGGTGTCACTTAGAGGCGGAGAATTGCTAGGGTGCATGAATAACATGTATGTGCTGATGTGCACCAGGGGTACAATTAGGGCATATGATGCCGAACATGGGGAGTATTTGTACAGCTTCAGGGAGTGGGTGGAGGAAGCCACTGAGCTCGCTGCTAATAATCGGCATGTAGTGGCAGCATCTAGTGATTCTAGCATTCATCTCTGGGATTTTGGTGCTTGAAAGTGACGATTGAGTACACATTTTGGGATAATTGAAGGTTAAGGAGGTATACACAAGGAAAGACTGACTGCTGGTTGATAATTCACTTCATTTTTCTAACTTGACTGATTTTGTTAAGGTATATGATGTGAGTAGTGGATTTAATTTAGAGATGTGATGGATATTCCAATTTGCATGCAAAAGCCCTAAtacttagggtttttttttttttttttttaattttaatttttttttattagggcATGGTGTAGAACGATTCTTTGTTCTAGCAGGAATTTGGTAATGCAAGGACAGTCATTGTGATAGAGGAAAAATCATTATTTGTGAGCACTCACTCTCAATTGCACCTTGAGATCTTCAAAATTGTCACGTCTGAAAACCCGTTTTGAAAATGACACTTGCCTGACTcgaaaataagattttttattaagattttttataGCTTATCGGATTGACATGATTCGAAGCAAATTTGCACTCGAATTAGTTGATaaacacaaaagaaaaattaaaactcaAACGTAATCAGTTTTTGCAGAAGACATAATTGTTGACATGGGGGATCCAGAAAAGTAAATAAGGGATGTcgatatttttttacaaaaactatatttaaaattctatggtATGAACAAggtgaaaattaaaaacaatatactAGGTGAAGTATagcaataatcaattataataatagcGTATAGGGAAGAATAGAGCACATCAAATCATACCATTGTGATATTATCAAAGGAGATGTTGAGATGAGGCCAGTGAGAAAATACCACTCTCCATGAAATTTCTAAAGTTTTACCCTTCCGCTAGATTTTCCGGTAATATAACCTATGCTACTACTGAATACTGACTCGATCATAATTGGTTTTCTCCTTTTACAAATGTCACAAAGACTAAGGAGTTAAATATAGTGTGTTGAAATAGTGGGGTTAGTAGATAATATAAAGAGTAAAAGCGATGAGTCATGTttcaaacaaactaaaataaaaataaaataaattaatttgaaacaatcgaagtaaaaacaaaaaaaatcattttaaggcTTAAGCAATCACTTTGTATAAAACAcatgtaatataatataaagATAATACTCATGTGATTCGTAAGAAAGATATAAAAGCATGAACCTTAATTTccaatatatattaaagttagCAACAATTTTTAAGTATAAGTTTTGCATTACTTCTGCATTCCccctcaaaaagaaaaaaatgtatgtAGTACTAGGGGTTCGAACCCATGATGTAAAATGTGGACGATTAATGCCGTCTAATTCAACTCCAATCTCTTtcatattttgattttgtttttatttaacaAGTGTCAATTAACATCATTGACACCTAAGGATGATCATAGGGCGGGTTTAAAGCGGGTATGACCAAATTCAGATTCgaactcttttattttttatagatccagACCCGAATTCGGActctaagggtccaaaattttcaaacgcAGACCCCTCAAATCAGATGGGTCTAGAGTCCTTAATGGATCTAAAAATACATATTTGATTTGTCACATATAAACCTTTTGTAAGTAAATAGCTtattttacaaatattaaatactaattatataaatatgtataaataGAAAAGTCACAGAATAGTAAGAATGTAAgacaatatatatatgtatatatatatgtatatatatatatatatatatatatatatatatatatatatatatatatatatatatatacatatatatatatatatatatatatacatatatatatatatatatatatatatatatatatatatatatacatacatatatatatatacatacatatatatatatacatacatatatatacaaatatatatatatatatatatatatatatatatatatatatatatatatatatatatacatacatatatatatatacatacatatatatatatacatacatatatatacatacatatatatacatacatacatatatatacatacatatatatatatacatacatatatatatatacatacatatatatacatacatatatatatatatatatatatatatatatatatatatatatatatatatatatatatgtatatatatatatgtatatatatgtatatatatatatatatatatatatatatatatatatatatgtatatatatatgtatatatatatatgtatatatatatgtatatatatatatgtatatatatatatgtatatatatatgtatatatatatatatatatatatatatatatatatgtatatgtatatatatatatatgtatatatatatatatgtatatatatatatatatatatatatatatatatacatgtatatatatatatatatgtatatatatatatacatgtatatgtatatatatatatatgtatatatatatatatatgtatatatatatatatatatgtatatatatatatatatgtgtatatatata
Protein-coding sequences here:
- the LOC130806268 gene encoding transcriptional regulator STERILE APETALA, whose translation is MSSPPPSQVGEASTSRQRSRSGNGNGNGNGNESSSSRSRRRRRRRPPTPPLPQQVVIEEASTSAYYNMNGGVWPEPFVESLTIQVAVDASSSFGRLAVAPALALLFQVCSTWRTVSRSELLWQNLVRLVWNTNTLNHPTWRDEFISLHRMARNFRISRYSYFILHPSDHPLAAAQGGDEGNQLPILCLCLVLSEDHLAAGFSDGSVRLFHLPSRQHMRTIHPLLRDHLGHFSHAVSGIVLQPVIDRIVFASLDGYVHVASPLGGPSAARQAYVGDVVNDGALIDFTGCDRFWVGLYAGVPGRAFRVWDADSEELLFMGISLTDPESVMGWRMLTEIRPTELVGRIRISPQGLAVGVTRLRAMVFGIEEPVTVVGEQPSRRGIIVGSVDANNEAFVMVDCHGMGSVRYLRTLEEVCRFSVSLRGGELLGCMNNMYVLMCTRGTIRAYDAEHGEYLYSFREWVEEATELAANNRHVVAASSDSSIHLWDFGA